One genomic segment of Bacillus kexueae includes these proteins:
- a CDS encoding CtsR family transcriptional regulator: MRNISDIIEQYLKAVLDMSEKEVVEIKRSEIADKFQCVPSQINYVINTRFTIERGYIVESKRGGGGYIRIIKVKTNDHVQLINEILSIVGNRLTQTAAEDIIIRLVEESVISEREAKIMLSVIDRSVIYIDIPDRDELRARMVHAMLTSLKYK, from the coding sequence GTGAGAAATATTTCAGACATTATTGAACAATACTTAAAAGCGGTATTGGACATGAGTGAAAAAGAGGTAGTTGAAATTAAAAGAAGTGAGATTGCAGACAAATTCCAGTGTGTTCCTTCTCAGATCAATTATGTGATAAATACACGTTTTACGATTGAGCGTGGGTATATTGTAGAGAGTAAAAGAGGTGGCGGCGGCTATATTCGAATTATAAAGGTTAAGACGAATGATCACGTACAGCTCATTAATGAAATCTTGAGTATAGTAGGAAATCGGCTGACTCAAACAGCTGCTGAGGATATTATTATTCGTTTAGTGGAAGAGAGTGTTATTTCAGAACGAGAGGCTAAGATTATGTTAAGTGTTATTGATCGTTCTGTTATATATATTGATATCCCAGATCGAGATGAACTTCGCGCACGAATGGTGCACGCGATGTTGACATCGTTGAAATACAAATAA